The nucleotide sequence TATACTACTTTAAATGATATGAATTTAAATTACAATTAAAAGCATAGAAAGATTATATCACATTTTATTGAGAAGGGGGTAGATGAAAATAAACTTAACTATAGTTGGTAAAACTATCACTAAAAATCGAAGTTCGATCACAGATAAAATTTTATACTCCTTAGATTCTCAACCTAAGAAATTATTTTATGAGGCATCAAATGACCGTAGTTTGATGGAAGGATTGATTCACACAATTGGTGGACGTCTCGAATATGGAGATCGCTATTATTCTTTCTCTCGAATTCAAGATATTGGGCGCGAGGCAGGAAGTGAAAGCTTACATAATGAAGAAATGCTTCATCTGACTTTCACAATCATTACCTATGTAAGTGAGCATATTTGGAATATGCTTGAAACAAGTGAGGTCAAAGAATTACTCACAAAGGAAGACATCATGTATGTTCATAAGGAAATTGAAACAACCATTCTCCAATTAATGATAGGTTATGTAAATAGCTTCATTAAGTTATACAAGAAGGCTTCCGAAGAGGCTGATAATGAAGTAAACGAATTATCCGTTCCAATCATTAAAATCGATGACCATATTGGAGTTTGTCCTGTAATAGGAAAGCTTAGTAGCAATCGAGCAGCAGTATTAATGGATCAAACGTTAAGGAAAGCTGCAATAGAAGAGTATGAGTATTTGATTCTTGATTTGTCTGGCTTAGTAGTCGTGGATAATTTAGTAGCTAAATATCTCTTCGACACTGTTTACTCTATGGAGTTAATTGGAATTAAAGTCATCTTTACGGGTGTACGTGCTCAATTAGCGATGGCTTCAGTAAATTTAGAGTTTGATTTAGCCAAGCAGAAAACATACTCAAATGTGAAACAAGCCTTAAAATCGTTAAATACCACCCAGAAATAGAATCATGGGAATAATTAACATAAAGCTGTATCCCTTGGCAAATAAGGGGTACAGCTTTTTGTATATGTTGGAAGAATTTGGACTAGTATAATCTATTGAACTACTTAATTGTCTTAATGATAATAAGAGTCGGGGTCAAAAAACTTAGGAGGGATCATCTTGAAGAAACTTCGTACAAGTATCATGGCCTTAGTCGCTGTCCTGTTATCTTTAACTCTTATTACAGGTCAAGTACATGCGGGCCAGCAATCTAATGGGGAAGATTACCAACAACGAGTTGTTGTAAAATATAATTTCCAGTGGAGCAATAGTGATTTACAAAACATTCAATTGAAAGGCTTTGAAGATTTAGAGAAAAAGCTACAGCAATTTGACTTTGGACAATTCAACTTGAATGACTTTGATTCAAACTTTAATTGGCAACAACTTGAGGAACGTAAGCAAGAAGAGCCTCAGGTAGACGAACCAGCACCTCAAGAACAAGAGCAGCAAGAACAACCTGCAGATCAAGAGCCTACTGAGGAACAGGCTCCTGAAGAACCTGTAGAACAAGAAGAAGCTAGTCAACCGGAAGAGTCAGCAGCTGAAGAAAACCAACAACAAGTGGAAGAACCTGCTGCTAGTGACGTGCATGCTTATGAACAACAAGTAGCTGAGTTAGTAAACCAAGAGAGACAAAAGCACGGTTTGCAACCTGTAGAGCTTTCAAGTGAATTAAGTAATGTTGCACGTGATAAATCACAAGACATGGCTACAAATAATTACTTTAGCCATCAGTCACCGACTTATGGTTCACCATTTGATATGATGCAAGCTTACGGTATTGATTACCGCACAGCCGGTGAAAATATCGCGAAGGGTCAACGCTCACCAGAGCAGGTCATGAATGGATGGATGAATAGTGAAGGGCACCGTGCAAATATATTAAATGAAAACTTCACACACATTGGTGTAGGGTATGTGGAATCAAATGGTTCAACGTATTGGACACAAATGTTCATTGGAAAATAAAGTAGGATGAAGCTATATATGGAACAACCCCAGCGCCTTTGCTGGGGTTGTTTTAATATTTATACTGTTGGCTCTGTTAAAGTTTGTTGTTGATTCTGACGAATCGCTTAGAGGCGGAAGCTTTCCTGGGGGCCCGGCTTCAACTTCCCAAAACTCCCTTCAGGGAGTTTTGCGTGATTTTCAGCTCGTGCTGGTCCCCTAGGAGTCACCGCCTCACACGAGTCGTCAAAATCAACTAAGATCTTTTCATTGAGCCAGTCCAAGATTCTCAACACTGAACTTTAACAGAGCCAAACTATTTATCTAAAGAAGCACTAATTATAAACAGGGTGGAACTGGTGAGTTTGAACTCTAATAAAAAACTGCGGTCACCATACTTTTCAGTAAGTGAAAGTTTATTGTTGGAAATCAGACAAATGGTCAATCTGATTGTAGTTTTGGATGGTCCATTCTGAGCGGTTATGTTGAATGTTACTTAAGCATGCATTGACTAATCTGGTTTTGCCTGTACCTATTTCCCCTTTAGAAACAATAGAGAGAATCATGTTTATAACTGCGCCGTGAGCAACTAATAATATCTTTTTGCTAGGGTACTTCTCACTCAGTTGATCAATACCTTGCATGATTCTAAACTGAAAATCTTCGGTCGGCTCCTTATTTTCGAATTCACGGTTTGGGTATTTTCCCTTGATATCTTCGAAAAACATCCCTTCTCCTATTCCAAATGATCTTTCTTTCAATTCATCCAACTCTAATAGAGGTAGTTGGAGGTCTTCGTTGATGATTTCAGCTGTTCTTTTTGCACGAGAAAGGGGGCTGGTAACAATTAAGTCCCAATCGGAATCCCTTAGTAATCGACGAACTTCATTAGCCTGTTGGATTCCTGTGTCGTTCAATGGTATATCTGTCGCACCTTGCAACCTTTTTTGCTTATTCCAATCTGTTTCACCATGTCTTATTAAGCAGATTGAAGTCATTTGGACCACCCTTTCCATTATAAGCTGTCTATTTCCCGGGAAATATGTCTTAGATTATAGCAGATTTAACGACCTGCTTCTATTAAATTATAAACGGAAGGCAAGTATTGTAATATTTTCTGTTTATAGAAAGGTTGATGTGAAATCCCCCCTGATTACTTTGGGGTAAATATGAACGCTGAATCGACCTGGGCATATAATGGTTGTGTAAACATCTAATTGAGATGAAGTGAGGGATATTTTTGCATAATGATGACCATTTAAATGACGAGTATATGTATTCCCAGTCATATGATCAGTACTCTCCAGAGCGTCAAAATGGCCAGGGGTTTCCGTTTAATTTATTGGGGAATTTGTTTGGCTACGGGCAAGGCTACGGGCAAAATTACGGGCAAGGTCGTCCACCTTTTGGCTCGCCTTTCGGACCTGGTCAACAAGGGCCTCCATTCGGCCAACCAG is from Halalkalibacillus sediminis and encodes:
- a CDS encoding STAS domain-containing protein, with the protein product MKINLTIVGKTITKNRSSITDKILYSLDSQPKKLFYEASNDRSLMEGLIHTIGGRLEYGDRYYSFSRIQDIGREAGSESLHNEEMLHLTFTIITYVSEHIWNMLETSEVKELLTKEDIMYVHKEIETTILQLMIGYVNSFIKLYKKASEEADNEVNELSVPIIKIDDHIGVCPVIGKLSSNRAAVLMDQTLRKAAIEEYEYLILDLSGLVVVDNLVAKYLFDTVYSMELIGIKVIFTGVRAQLAMASVNLEFDLAKQKTYSNVKQALKSLNTTQK
- a CDS encoding CAP domain-containing protein; this encodes MKKLRTSIMALVAVLLSLTLITGQVHAGQQSNGEDYQQRVVVKYNFQWSNSDLQNIQLKGFEDLEKKLQQFDFGQFNLNDFDSNFNWQQLEERKQEEPQVDEPAPQEQEQQEQPADQEPTEEQAPEEPVEQEEASQPEESAAEENQQQVEEPAASDVHAYEQQVAELVNQERQKHGLQPVELSSELSNVARDKSQDMATNNYFSHQSPTYGSPFDMMQAYGIDYRTAGENIAKGQRSPEQVMNGWMNSEGHRANILNENFTHIGVGYVESNGSTYWTQMFIGK
- a CDS encoding histidine phosphatase family protein → MTSICLIRHGETDWNKQKRLQGATDIPLNDTGIQQANEVRRLLRDSDWDLIVTSPLSRAKRTAEIINEDLQLPLLELDELKERSFGIGEGMFFEDIKGKYPNREFENKEPTEDFQFRIMQGIDQLSEKYPSKKILLVAHGAVINMILSIVSKGEIGTGKTRLVNACLSNIQHNRSEWTIQNYNQIDHLSDFQQ